A genome region from Candidatus Methylomirabilota bacterium includes the following:
- a CDS encoding sodium:proton antiporter, translating into MGHQLGLVWVAPFALLLLSIAVLPLIVPRWWESNLNKGIMCAVLGLP; encoded by the coding sequence TTGGGCCATCAGCTTGGGCTGGTCTGGGTGGCTCCATTCGCCCTGTTGCTTCTGTCCATTGCAGTCCTGCCGCTGATTGTCCCGCGCTGGTGGGAATCCAACCTCAACAAGGGAATCATGTGCGCCGTCCTTGGGCTTCCCG